A genomic segment from Nitrospirota bacterium encodes:
- a CDS encoding adenosine-specific kinase gives MELKVIRIGVPEGCNIILGQTHFIKTAEDLYEIIAATVPQARFGIAFAEASGPCLIRNEGNDSSLIEMATKNVFDVGAGHLFCIILKDAYPINILNAIKACQEVCSIFCATANPVEVIVAETGQGRGVLGIVDGFSPKGIEGISDRAHRKEFLRKIGYKL, from the coding sequence ATGGAATTAAAGGTTATAAGGATTGGCGTCCCTGAAGGCTGCAACATAATCCTCGGCCAGACCCATTTTATAAAGACTGCAGAGGACCTTTATGAGATAATAGCAGCAACTGTGCCGCAGGCCAGGTTTGGTATAGCATTTGCTGAAGCTTCAGGCCCATGCCTTATAAGAAATGAGGGCAACGACAGCAGTCTGATAGAGATGGCTACAAAGAACGTCTTTGACGTTGGCGCAGGGCATCTCTTCTGTATAATTTTGAAGGATGCTTATCCGATTAATATTCTCAATGCTATAAAGGCGTGCCAGGAGGTGTGCTCTATTTTCTGTGCGACTGCAAACCCGGTGGAAGTGATTGTGGCCGAGACTGGACAGGGAAGGGGAGTTTTAGGAATTGTAGATGGTTTTTCACCAAAGGGCATAGAGGGCATCTCTGACAGGGCTCATAGAAAAGAGTTTCTTAGAAAGATAGGATATAAGCTGTAA